Proteins from one Niallia circulans genomic window:
- a CDS encoding DNA topoisomerase has translation MSQLFVCEKPSVARDLATALSGGYKEGEGYYIGNDGKVYTFAFGHLVSCVRPESINEDWGWKGNVSKLPFFIKDIPLTVIENPGVKKQFKTVTSLMRQSDLIYIATDAAREGEHIFRKIYKLSGVKKPLKRLWIQDMTKEGLTKAFNNAKDGSLYEGLAVAGKLREESDLLVGMNSTMLVTKLSKSSKVLSLGRVQTPTLAMIVNRDKVIEKFSKVVHYSIVATDKNGAKYELLLDKDTQLTKADAQSILDSLGNRTAFEINTKNKKEKPEKLFDLTELQKFMNEKHKWSATHTLSTTQALYEKKFVTYPRTSSQYIANDSELPALLEKHSGNEWVSKVINNGYKIESSFVNPSKVTDHEAIIITSKVANNLSGDEAILYDVISTRFLAAFYPYALKEETTAVFMDQEYTFRAKETVLVELGWRELYGEVLQKGTLSKSSLNDIGDYSLIQKETQPPKRYTEGTLLHDMKHAAKFLDEVSDKNMMKTVEGIGTTATRDSIIEKLVERGFIEKKKNQIISTTLGRELIEMMPEDFSLYSVKLTAYFESMLSQVEQGELDEDTFYEELEGLLQKTAEEIRGNVKSLSAEATPAKEVVALCPKCKKPIYENSKAYSCSGFKEGCKATIWKNGLEKLGKKTITKTEAGKFFAGKTVKVNLKSKQGKSYKADVVFNLEKNWIEFANK, from the coding sequence ATGAGTCAACTTTTTGTTTGTGAAAAACCAAGTGTAGCAAGGGATCTAGCAACAGCATTATCTGGAGGATATAAAGAAGGAGAAGGTTATTATATCGGCAATGATGGGAAGGTTTATACATTTGCTTTTGGCCATCTTGTAAGTTGTGTTAGACCTGAATCTATTAATGAGGATTGGGGTTGGAAAGGGAATGTTAGTAAATTGCCTTTTTTCATTAAAGATATTCCTTTAACTGTTATTGAAAATCCAGGAGTAAAGAAACAATTTAAGACTGTCACAAGTCTGATGAGACAATCTGATCTCATTTATATTGCTACAGACGCTGCAAGAGAAGGGGAACACATCTTCCGTAAGATTTATAAGTTAAGTGGGGTAAAGAAGCCTTTAAAACGTCTTTGGATTCAAGATATGACCAAGGAAGGATTAACTAAAGCATTTAATAATGCAAAAGATGGTTCTCTTTATGAGGGTTTAGCAGTAGCTGGAAAGTTAAGAGAAGAGTCAGATTTATTAGTTGGTATGAATAGTACAATGCTGGTAACTAAGTTAAGTAAAAGCAGTAAAGTATTATCTCTTGGTCGTGTACAAACTCCTACGCTTGCAATGATTGTTAATCGTGATAAAGTCATTGAAAAATTTTCTAAAGTGGTACATTACTCTATTGTAGCCACTGATAAAAATGGGGCCAAATACGAGCTTTTATTAGATAAAGATACTCAGTTAACTAAGGCAGATGCTCAATCTATATTAGATTCTCTTGGGAACAGAACAGCATTTGAAATCAATACAAAAAATAAGAAGGAAAAACCCGAAAAGCTATTTGATTTAACTGAACTTCAAAAATTCATGAATGAAAAACATAAATGGAGCGCAACTCATACGTTAAGCACGACACAGGCTTTATATGAGAAGAAATTTGTTACTTATCCACGTACAAGCTCTCAATATATTGCAAATGATTCTGAGCTTCCTGCCCTGTTAGAAAAGCATTCTGGTAACGAGTGGGTAAGTAAAGTAATTAACAATGGTTATAAAATTGAATCCTCATTTGTTAATCCTTCCAAGGTAACGGATCATGAGGCAATTATCATCACTTCTAAAGTAGCTAATAATCTTTCAGGGGACGAAGCAATCTTATACGATGTGATTTCAACACGGTTTTTGGCTGCTTTTTACCCATATGCATTAAAAGAAGAAACTACAGCAGTATTTATGGATCAAGAATATACGTTTAGAGCAAAAGAAACGGTATTAGTGGAACTCGGTTGGAGAGAACTTTATGGAGAAGTTCTTCAGAAAGGTACATTAAGTAAAAGTAGTTTAAATGATATAGGTGATTACTCTTTAATTCAAAAAGAAACACAGCCACCAAAAAGATATACAGAAGGAACTTTATTACATGATATGAAACATGCTGCTAAATTTTTGGATGAAGTATCAGATAAAAACATGATGAAAACTGTTGAAGGGATAGGAACAACTGCAACAAGGGACTCCATCATTGAAAAACTAGTAGAACGTGGTTTTATTGAGAAAAAGAAGAATCAAATCATTTCAACCACTTTGGGAAGAGAGCTTATTGAAATGATGCCTGAAGATTTTTCCTTATATAGCGTTAAATTGACTGCTTACTTTGAATCAATGCTATCTCAAGTGGAGCAAGGAGAGCTGGATGAGGATACTTTTTATGAAGAATTAGAGGGATTACTACAGAAAACTGCTGAGGAGATTAGAGGAAATGTTAAATCACTTTCAGCTGAAGCAACTCCAGCAAAAGAAGTAGTAGCTTTATGTCCAAAATGTAAAAAGCCGATTTATGAAAATAGCAAAGCTTACTCTTGTTCTGGTTTTAAAGAAGGATGTAAAGCAACGATTTGGAAAAATGGATTAGAGAAACTAGGAAAAAAGACAATTACAAAGACGGAAGCAGGAAAGTTTTTTGCAGGAAAAACAGTAAAGGTGAATTTAAAATCAAAGCAAGGAAAGTCCTACAAAGCTGATGTTGTATTTAACTTAGAAAAAAACTGGATCGAGTTTGCTAACAAGTAA